A single region of the Pseudomonas sp. GGS8 genome encodes:
- a CDS encoding biotin-independent malonate decarboxylase subunit beta produces MTDSAALLNKHSFVELGARQRAKALLDAGTFRELLDPFQRVMSPWLSRQGVVPQADDGVVIAKGSLGGLPVVIAAIEGAFQGGSLGEVGGAKIAGALELAAEDNRKGIATRAVLLLETGGVRLQEANLGLAAIADIHAAIVDLRQYQPVISVVAGSVGCFGGMSIAAGLCSYLLVTQEARLGLNGPQVIEQEAGLEEYDSRDRPFIWSLTGGEQRFASGLVDRYVEDDVAQIQQLVGELLKQGLPDQQRSCQAEWFLQRLARLDAEPQIEPATVRDLYQGERS; encoded by the coding sequence ATGACTGATAGCGCAGCCTTGTTGAATAAACACAGCTTCGTCGAACTCGGTGCGCGGCAACGCGCCAAGGCCTTGCTCGACGCGGGCACCTTCCGCGAACTGCTCGACCCGTTTCAGCGCGTCATGTCGCCCTGGCTGTCGCGCCAGGGCGTGGTGCCGCAAGCCGATGACGGCGTGGTGATCGCCAAGGGCAGCCTCGGCGGTTTACCGGTGGTGATCGCGGCCATCGAAGGCGCGTTTCAGGGCGGTAGCCTGGGTGAAGTCGGCGGGGCGAAGATTGCCGGTGCGCTGGAGCTGGCCGCCGAGGACAACCGCAAAGGCATTGCCACTCGCGCCGTGTTGCTGCTGGAAACCGGCGGCGTGCGTTTGCAGGAAGCCAATCTCGGGCTGGCGGCGATTGCCGATATTCATGCGGCGATCGTCGATCTGCGCCAGTACCAACCGGTAATCAGCGTGGTCGCCGGCAGCGTCGGCTGTTTTGGTGGGATGTCGATTGCCGCCGGGTTGTGCAGTTATTTGCTGGTGACTCAGGAAGCGCGCCTTGGCCTCAACGGCCCGCAGGTGATCGAGCAGGAAGCCGGGCTTGAGGAATACGACTCCCGTGATCGCCCGTTTATCTGGAGCCTGACGGGCGGCGAGCAACGGTTCGCCAGTGGCCTGGTGGACCGCTATGTCGAGGACGATGTGGCGCAGATTCAGCAACTGGTCGGCGAATTGCTCAAGCAAGGTTTGCCGGACCAACAACGTAGCTGTCAGGCCGAATGGTTCTTGCAACGACTGGCCCGTCTGGACGCCGAACCGCAAATCGAGCCGGCGACGGTTCGCGATCTGTATCAAGGAGAGCGCTCATGA
- the mdcE gene encoding biotin-independent malonate decarboxylase subunit gamma has product MSSYSLRGLNWFNALSAGAKSVEGLPASLKVADGLLGDQPVRFIAVVADPDNRFVRARNGEVGLLEGWGLAKAVDEVIEADRDKSHKRALIAIVDVPSQAYGRREEALGIHQALAGAADSYARARLAGHAVIGLLVGKAMSGAFLAHGYQANRLIALRDPGVMVHAMGKASAARVTLRSVEELEALAASVPPMAYDIDSYASLGLLWETLSVEQIEQPTTADLARVTECLSQAVGDVAANGRDLSSRLGASNRAASSKVRQLLRAQW; this is encoded by the coding sequence ATGAGTTCGTATTCCCTGAGGGGCCTGAACTGGTTCAACGCTTTGAGTGCTGGCGCGAAATCGGTCGAGGGTTTGCCGGCTTCGCTGAAAGTCGCCGATGGTTTATTGGGTGATCAACCTGTGCGTTTTATCGCGGTGGTGGCCGACCCCGACAACCGCTTCGTCCGTGCCCGCAATGGCGAGGTTGGTCTGCTGGAAGGTTGGGGCCTGGCCAAAGCGGTGGATGAGGTGATCGAAGCCGATCGGGATAAGTCGCACAAACGGGCGTTGATCGCCATCGTCGATGTGCCGAGCCAGGCTTACGGTCGGCGCGAAGAAGCCCTCGGCATTCATCAGGCTCTGGCCGGTGCCGCAGACAGTTATGCCCGCGCCCGACTGGCCGGCCATGCGGTGATCGGTTTGCTGGTGGGCAAGGCGATGTCCGGGGCGTTTCTGGCTCACGGGTATCAGGCCAATCGACTGATCGCGTTGCGCGACCCGGGGGTGATGGTGCATGCGATGGGCAAGGCTTCGGCGGCGCGGGTCACATTGCGCAGCGTCGAAGAACTTGAAGCCCTGGCCGCCAGCGTGCCGCCGATGGCCTATGACATCGACAGCTATGCCAGCCTGGGCTTGCTCTGGGAAACCTTGTCGGTGGAGCAGATCGAGCAGCCGACGACGGCGGATCTGGCTCGCGTGACGGAGTGCCTGAGCCAGGCGGTTGGCGATGTCGCCGCCAACGGTCGCGATCTGAGCAGCCGCCTGGGGGCGAGTAACCGCGCCGCGTCGAGCAAGGTTCGCCAACTGCTGAGAGCGCAGTGGTGA
- a CDS encoding malonate decarboxylase holo-ACP synthase, with protein sequence MVNTFLAHDLLWGMTPEQLPADAPGWVVESISAGQPVVVRRAITVPGQIAVGVRGRLREQRYATSMAIAAISHRVRPEDLCHVETTRDLPTLRALAQLRPMLDACGWVWGVSGSAGFELASGFAALHERSDLDLILRTPQPLSRSQAQALVMLMGTAECLVDMQLQTPNGAVALREWAGPSQRVLLKNAHEACLVSDPWNSQEQAA encoded by the coding sequence GTGGTGAACACGTTTCTGGCCCACGACCTGCTGTGGGGGATGACCCCGGAGCAGTTGCCGGCGGATGCGCCTGGGTGGGTGGTCGAGTCGATCAGCGCGGGTCAGCCGGTGGTGGTTCGGCGCGCGATCACCGTGCCGGGTCAAATCGCGGTCGGGGTGCGTGGGCGCTTGCGCGAACAGCGTTATGCAACGTCGATGGCGATCGCTGCGATCTCGCATCGAGTACGTCCGGAAGACCTCTGTCATGTCGAGACAACTCGCGACCTGCCGACCCTGCGAGCGCTGGCGCAACTGCGGCCGATGCTCGACGCCTGTGGTTGGGTGTGGGGTGTCAGCGGCAGCGCCGGGTTTGAATTGGCCAGTGGTTTTGCGGCGCTCCATGAGCGCAGCGATCTCGACTTGATCCTGCGTACCCCACAGCCGCTGAGCCGATCTCAAGCGCAGGCGTTGGTGATGCTGATGGGCACCGCTGAGTGTTTGGTGGACATGCAATTGCAGACACCGAATGGCGCTGTCGCCTTGCGCGAATGGGCGGGTCCGTCGCAACGGGTTCTACTCAAGAACGCCCATGAAGCGTGTCTGGTTTCCGATCCCTGGAACTCGCAGGAGCAAGCAGCGTGA
- the mdcH gene encoding malonate decarboxylase subunit epsilon, translating to MSSLLVFPGQGAQQPGMLHRLPRETLIEASEVLGEDVLLLDTAEALQSTRAVQLCLLIAGVAASRQLLMAPDYVAGLSIGAYPAAVVAGALSLSDALHLVSLRGELMQQAYPQGYGMTAIIGLELATVEGLLAQVHSVDTPVYLANINADNQVVIAGSDSAMKAVADLARSRGAGLAKRLAVSVPSHCPLLETPAKTLAAAFAKVQLNTPALGYLSGSRARPVINPEALRDDLAFNMCRVVDWRGTVQSAYERGVRLQIELPPGAVLTGLARRVFEQGTVIAYDGARLDTLQALLREEGGRQP from the coding sequence GTGAGCAGTTTGCTGGTGTTCCCCGGCCAGGGCGCGCAGCAACCGGGCATGCTCCATCGTTTGCCTCGGGAAACGCTGATCGAGGCGAGCGAGGTGCTGGGTGAGGATGTTTTGTTGCTTGATACTGCCGAGGCGTTGCAGTCGACGAGGGCGGTTCAGCTGTGCCTGCTGATTGCCGGTGTTGCCGCTTCGCGTCAGTTATTAATGGCGCCGGATTATGTGGCCGGATTGTCCATCGGTGCCTACCCGGCAGCGGTGGTCGCGGGTGCCTTGAGCCTCAGTGATGCGCTGCATCTGGTCAGCCTGCGCGGTGAGCTGATGCAACAGGCTTATCCTCAGGGCTATGGCATGACCGCGATCATCGGTCTGGAGTTGGCCACGGTGGAAGGGTTGCTGGCGCAGGTTCACAGTGTTGATACACCGGTTTACCTGGCCAATATCAACGCCGATAACCAGGTGGTGATTGCTGGCAGTGATTCAGCGATGAAAGCAGTTGCCGATCTGGCGCGCAGTCGTGGCGCCGGTCTGGCCAAGCGTCTGGCGGTCAGCGTGCCGTCCCATTGCCCGCTGCTGGAAACACCGGCGAAAACTCTGGCAGCAGCCTTCGCCAAGGTGCAATTGAACACGCCGGCCCTGGGTTACCTGAGTGGCAGTCGCGCCCGGCCTGTTATCAATCCCGAGGCGTTACGCGACGACCTGGCGTTCAACATGTGCCGTGTCGTCGATTGGCGTGGCACGGTGCAAAGCGCTTACGAGCGCGGCGTGCGTTTACAGATCGAACTGCCACCCGGCGCGGTGTTGACCGGGCTGGCGCGCCGGGTGTTTGAGCAGGGCACCGTGATTGCCTACGACGGTGCACGGCTCGATACCTTGCAGGCGCTGTTACGTGAGGAGGGAGGCCGCCAACCCTAG